The stretch of DNA CACGCGATTCTCGAGCTGCTCAGCGATCGACTGGGCAACAAGCACCGCGTCGAGCTCGGGGCGCTTCACCTCAACGATGTTGACCTGCACGTTCTTGCGCGTCATCGCGTGGATTTCCTTGCGCAGCGCGTCGACCTCCGAACCGCTCTTGCCGATCACGATGCCGGGGCGCGCGGTATGGATATCGATCGTCACGTTATTCTGGTCTTTGCGCAACGCGATGCGCGACAAGCCCGCGTGCGAGAGTTTGCGCGTTATGTGCGTCCGCACCCTCTCGTCCTCGCTGAGGAACTGCTTGAATTCCTTCTCTGTATACCAGTGCGACTTCCAGTCGTGGATGATGCCGACGCGAAAGCCGCCCGGATGCACCTTCTGGCCCACTAGGAACGGACCCCCTTCTGCTCCACGGCGATGGTGACGTGGCTGCTGCGCTTCTGGATACGGTTCACACGGCCCATCGCGCGAAACTTCCAGCGCTTCAAAGTCGGACCTTCGTCGACTCGGGCCTCCTTGACGAACAGCTCATCGGCCATTAGCGCGTTGTTGTGCTCCGCGTTCGCGACTGCC from Thermoleophilia bacterium encodes:
- the rplV gene encoding 50S ribosomal protein L22, producing the protein MAVKAQAKYIPLGPQKMREAADLIRGKSVAEARASLLFANRSAARVVAKVLNSAVANAEHNNALMADELFVKEARVDEGPTLKRWKFRAMGRVNRIQKRSSHVTIAVEQKGVRS